The following proteins are encoded in a genomic region of Deltaproteobacteria bacterium:
- a CDS encoding ABC transporter ATP-binding protein, which yields MNAPLLEIKGLSKAFGRVITANNLDLTIDQGVLTSIIGPNGAGKSTLINMLSGSLPADSGQILFEGTDITRLSIHHRVKMGLCRSFQVVNIFPDLTVFDNVQIPVLAVRRRARGLFRPVAREAGVHQEVGRVLDRVGLAAEAHTIAGALSHGDQRSLEVGIALAVRPRLLLLDEPTAGMNPVERVRVLENIRGLSAEGKTTFVIVEHDMDIVFSLSERVIVLHHGEIIGDGTTQEIQNSPIVREVYLGEEVAA from the coding sequence GTGAACGCGCCGCTTCTGGAGATCAAGGGGCTGAGCAAGGCATTCGGCAGGGTTATCACAGCCAATAACCTGGACCTGACCATTGACCAAGGGGTCTTGACGTCCATCATCGGTCCCAACGGCGCCGGGAAATCCACTCTTATTAATATGCTGTCCGGTTCTCTCCCTGCGGACTCAGGACAGATCCTCTTTGAAGGCACGGATATCACCCGTTTGTCGATCCATCATAGGGTAAAGATGGGTCTGTGTCGCTCTTTTCAGGTGGTGAATATCTTCCCCGACCTGACGGTTTTTGACAATGTCCAGATCCCGGTCCTGGCCGTGCGGCGAAGGGCCCGGGGGCTGTTTCGCCCTGTGGCCCGGGAAGCCGGCGTTCACCAAGAGGTGGGCCGGGTCCTGGACCGCGTGGGGCTGGCGGCAGAAGCCCACACCATTGCCGGTGCCCTTTCCCATGGGGACCAGCGGTCGCTGGAGGTGGGCATCGCCCTGGCCGTGAGACCCCGGCTTCTCTTGTTGGATGAGCCGACCGCAGGCATGAACCCTGTTGAACGGGTGAGGGTTCTGGAAAATATCAGGGGATTATCAGCGGAGGGGAAGACGACGTTTGTTATTGTGGAGCATGACATGGATATCGTGTTTTCTCTTTCCGAGCGGGTGATCGTTCTCCATCATGGGGAGATTATTGGAGACGGCACCACACAGGAGATCCAGAACAGCCCTATTGTAAGGGAGGTCTACTTGGGTGAAGAGGTGGCGGCATGA
- a CDS encoding ABC transporter ATP-binding protein encodes MLRVAAINAYYGTSHILQDVSFQVDSGEVVALLGRNGVGKTTTLRSIMGLTRPRSGSIRFRDAEILGKAPDAISRLGLAYMPDDLRIFPDLTCEENLEIARRLSPHSGHWTRERVEALFPVLRARRRQKGLNLSGGEKKMLGLGRTLMANPGLILLDEPSEGLAPLIVRSLIDVIREIREREMTLLLADQNLKFCRRICDRGYILEKGCIVHEGTMDGIWGDDAVIKKYLVL; translated from the coding sequence ATCCTCCGGGTGGCAGCCATTAATGCATACTACGGGACGTCGCATATCCTTCAGGATGTCTCCTTCCAGGTGGATTCCGGAGAAGTCGTTGCCCTGCTCGGCCGAAACGGCGTGGGCAAGACCACCACCTTGCGATCCATTATGGGCCTCACGCGGCCCCGTAGCGGCTCTATCCGCTTCAGAGATGCGGAGATTCTCGGAAAGGCCCCGGATGCCATTTCCCGGCTGGGGTTGGCCTATATGCCCGATGATCTGCGCATCTTTCCCGATCTCACCTGCGAAGAGAACCTGGAGATCGCCCGCCGGCTCTCGCCCCATTCGGGTCATTGGACCCGCGAGCGGGTGGAGGCGCTCTTTCCCGTGCTGCGGGCACGGCGTAGACAGAAAGGGCTGAACCTCTCGGGCGGTGAGAAAAAGATGCTGGGTCTGGGACGGACCCTCATGGCCAACCCCGGCCTGATTCTCCTGGATGAGCCTTCCGAGGGTCTGGCCCCATTGATCGTGCGCAGCCTGATTGATGTTATCCGGGAGATACGGGAGAGGGAGATGACCCTTCTCCTGGCCGACCAGAATCTGAAATTTTGCCGACGGATCTGTGACAGGGGGTATATCCTTGAGAAGGGATGCATCGTGCACGAGGGGACCATGGATGGCATCTGGGGTGATGATGCGGTGATCAAGAAATATCTGGTACTGTAG
- a CDS encoding carbohydrate kinase: protein MAKEWCFGAGFVALDIVRSINGRTTERRFAGGSCGNVLAILSYLGWKSAPIARIGDDQPGRELVKDLEHWSVDTRFLLRETTAQTPIVFQEIVFNGQGAARHRFSRICPKCGVHTANYRPWLQRDLNELVASIPSASLFYFDRVARANLEIATHARQNGALVVFEPSGIKDPGLFDECLHACHVFKYSHERLSSVQDAATDAEVPVEIETRGSAGLTVTIRQGRKTVHEEELPAVPAPRLKDAAGSGDWCSAGFVHALLSDRTRLLNLTRCQKAVVRALRWGQALAALNCSYEGARGLMYAMPRAGAVAVISDMLKGNDVSGHIETAVAKYRRSSRRAGTCIVCDRELKGQ, encoded by the coding sequence ATGGCTAAGGAGTGGTGCTTTGGTGCTGGCTTTGTCGCCTTGGATATCGTGCGGTCGATCAATGGGCGCACAACGGAACGGCGCTTTGCCGGCGGTTCCTGCGGCAACGTCTTGGCGATTTTGTCATACCTTGGGTGGAAATCCGCACCGATAGCTCGTATTGGCGATGATCAGCCCGGGCGTGAGCTCGTCAAGGATTTGGAGCACTGGTCGGTCGACACGCGGTTCCTTTTGCGAGAGACAACTGCGCAGACCCCGATCGTCTTTCAGGAGATCGTATTCAACGGACAGGGGGCTGCACGGCACCGGTTCAGCCGAATCTGTCCCAAATGTGGAGTTCACACCGCGAACTATCGTCCATGGCTTCAGCGGGATCTCAACGAACTCGTCGCGTCGATACCATCTGCATCGTTGTTCTATTTTGATCGGGTCGCTCGGGCGAACCTTGAGATTGCCACTCATGCGCGACAGAATGGGGCACTTGTCGTATTCGAGCCGTCCGGCATCAAAGACCCCGGCTTGTTTGATGAGTGCTTACATGCGTGCCACGTTTTCAAGTATTCCCACGAGAGACTGTCGAGTGTGCAGGATGCCGCCACTGATGCGGAAGTTCCAGTAGAGATAGAGACCCGCGGCAGTGCCGGATTGACGGTTACGATTCGACAAGGTCGGAAGACTGTTCATGAAGAGGAGTTGCCCGCTGTTCCCGCTCCGCGACTCAAAGATGCTGCTGGAAGCGGCGACTGGTGTTCCGCTGGATTCGTTCACGCTTTGCTCTCCGACCGAACTCGCTTGCTGAACCTGACAAGATGTCAAAAGGCGGTAGTCCGAGCCTTGCGTTGGGGGCAGGCTCTTGCTGCGTTGAACTGCTCGTATGAGGGTGCGCGAGGACTGATGTACGCCATGCCGAGGGCAGGGGCGGTCGCGGTCATCTCCGACATGTTGAAGGGGAATGATGTGAGCGGTCACATCGAAACGGCAGTGGCAAAGTATCGGCGAAGCAGTCGACGCGCGGGCACCTGCATTGTTTGCGACCGCGAGCTGAAGGGGCAATAG